A DNA window from Anastrepha ludens isolate Willacy chromosome 6, idAnaLude1.1, whole genome shotgun sequence contains the following coding sequences:
- the LOC128866703 gene encoding aspartyl/asparaginyl beta-hydroxylase isoform X1 has translation MSGDVQPRKRKDKKKRRDAFDRKSEGELSFSRHSSFEDDESSHGVHITKMGNDDVHLHVQHEHGTGGHWCAKIFFFSLLAILFGLVALIILENRGISDLDTPLSESRFSNYFDGWVDESRQEHDDHHPLQVSKEDHDEHDEPFEEEEDHSELDEDADEEHDEDDDHDDEDDEDATTEQTKELEEDENNDERDEENDDGDDDDEDEEEDATKEAILEQTNEEEDDDGNENDNNTEEEDDDNLTQEATTKEEDDRADADDDNDNDDGDDDEGENNTNEQTVEASQEANEDDNNDSAYDKNEDDNNDDDDDADDAEPSYERSTQQITTSQQSETNKADDDDDDDAFDEEDDDDTFDSIENVVDNDAEELLLLQEKARKQAAEAAKNEPASTEKDKNEDTAEAVPSWASSQIKPKEDIGGGPQAQNDELGMFERELRRANEEMMRENYAEAIKRFDQLARQYPDKPQVFLAQARLLDKLADRKHSNDLLSQALQAYKRYLALDGAITDNVEFRIVAERCIERMRFMGHHMQAVPIHRQLIKRFADEPNVRNQLAITYLLQNRLSYAKSVLQDVLSRWPNDGFAQVHYGFVLRQLDLDYANAVIYLRKGIDSKATGTQDGRFYFNLGDSLQRLGRQAEAVEVYRRGAALKLFPSVYQRSLYNEPNLLAKPYWTKAETTYDSYFNKLELNWRTIRDEALSLLSRRGYFLDEAESLRDTGNWQQFELYARGQQRVQNCRKAPITCGLIEKFSAAAGCRRGQVKFSVMQPGTHVHAHCGPTNCRLRAHLGLVVPEGTRLRVAEEDRTWTEGQILIFDDSFEHEVWHNGSSFRLVLIVDVWHPDLSAQQRRTLSPI, from the exons ATGTCGGGTGACGTGCAACCGCGCAAGCGAAAGGATAAGAAAAAGAGACGTG atgCATTCGATCGTAAATCGGAAGGTGAATTATCTTTTTCGCGCCATTCAAGCTTTGAAG ATGACGAATCTTCACATGGCGTACACATTACAAAGATGGGCAACGATGATGTCCATCTTCATGTCCAGCACGAACACGGCACTGGAGGCCATTGGTGTGCGAAGATCTTTTTCTTTTCACTGCTAGCCATTTTATTTGGCCTGGTGGCATTAATTATATTGGAAAATCGTGGGATATCCGATT tggATACACCATTGTCAGAGTCacgtttttcaaattattttgatgGCTGGGTAGACGAGAGTCGACAAGAGCATGACGATCATCATCCTCTACAGGTGTCTAAAGAAGACCATGACGAGCATGATGAGCCGTTCGAAGAGGAAGAAGATCATTCAGAATTGGATGAAGATGCAGATGAGGAacatgatgaagatgatgatcaTGACGACGAAGATGATGAGGATGCCACAACAGAACAAACAAAAGAGCTTGAAGAGGACGAGAACAATGATGAAAGAGATGAAGAGAATGATGACGGAGACGACGACGATGAAGACGAAGAGGAAGATGCAACCAAAGAGGCTATATTAGAGCAAACTAATGAAGAAGAGGATGATGATGGAAatgaaaatgataataatacagaagaagaggatgaTGATAATCTAACGcaagaagcaacaacaaaagaggAAGACGATAGAGCTGATGCGGACGATGACAACGATAATGATGATGGAGATGATGATGAAGGCGAGAATAATACCAATGAGCAAACTGTTGAGGCTAGTCAAGAAGCAAATGAGGATGATAACAATGATAGCGCGTACGATAAAAACGAAGATGataacaatgatgatgatgacgacgcTGATGATGCTGAACCAAGCTATGAACGTTCAACACAACAAATAACAACAAGTCAACAATCAGAAACCAATAaagctgatgatgatgatgatgatgatgctttTGACGAG GAAGATGATGACGACACATTCGATTCTATTGAGAATGTCGTCGATAATGATGCCGAGGAATTACTATTGTTGCAAGAAAAAGCACGAAAACAGGCAGCAGAGGCAGCAAAAAATGAACCGGCATCTACAGAGAAAGACAAGAACGAGGATACAGCAGAAGCAGTGCCATCATGGGCTTCATCTC AAATCAAGCCAAAAGAAGATATAGGTGGTGGACCCCAAGCACAGAATGATGAGTTGGGTATGTTTGAACGCGAGCTGCGCAGAGCGAATGAAGAAATGATGCGAGAG AATTATGCTGAAGCCATTAAACGATTCGATCAGCTTGCTCGTCAATATCCAGACAAACCACAGGTATTTTTGGCACAGGCGAGACTGCTCGATAAACTGGCGGATCGGAAACATAGTAATGATTTGCTGAGCCAAGCTTTGCAGGCTTACAAGCGCTATTTAGCGCTAGACGGCGCCATCACAGATAACGTCGAATTTCGCATCGTAGCTGAGCGCTGCATCGAGCGTATGCGCTTCATGG GTCATCATATGCAGGCGGTGCCAATACATCGGCAATTGATTAAACGATTTGCAGATGAGCCGAATGTGCGAAATCAACTGGCTATTACCTACCTGCTGCAGAATCG TTTATCCTATGCCAAATCAGTTTTGCAAGATGTTCTAAGTCGTTGGCCCAACGATGGTTTTGCACAGGTGCACTACGGTTTCGTGCTGCGTCAACTGGATTTAGACTATGCGAATGCAGTTATCTATTTGCGTAAGGGAATCGATTCAAAAGCGACCGGCACTCAGGATGGTCGCTTCTACTTCAATCTTGGCGACTCGCTGCAACGCTTGGGTCGTCAGGCAGAAGCAGTTGAGGTGTATAGGCGTGGTGCTGCGCTTAAGCTCTTTCCCTCTGTCTACCAGCGTTCACTCTACAATGAACCGAACTTGCTCGCAAAACCCTATTGGACGAAAGCGGAAACCACTTATGACAGCTACTTCAATAAACTGGAACTTAATTGGCGGACAATACGTGATGAAGCGTTAAGTCTGTTAAGTAGGCGTGGTTATTTTCTTGACGAAGCGGAAAGTTTGCGTGATACCGGTAATTGGCAACAATTCGAATTGTATGCTCGCGGACAGCAGCGCGTACAAAATTGTCGAAAAGCGCCCATAACTTGTGGATTAATTGAGAAATTTAGTGCGGCAGCCGGTTGTCGACGTGGTCAAGTTAAATTCAGTGTCATGCAACCGGGAACGCATGTGCATGCTCATTGTGGGCCAACGAACTGCCGGTTGCGTGCTCACTTGGGGCTGGTGGTGCCTGAAGGTACGCGATTGCGTGTGGCGGAGGAGGATCG
- the LOC128866707 gene encoding CDGSH iron-sulfur domain-containing protein 3, mitochondrial yields MAVLIRYARIQQVLLSRMYSTEKSPKSTTSTEDKKIPKNLLEDSQTSQLQAENGAIFDKKPFKIHLEANKTYSWCLCGKSKSQPICDGMHKNVFMQIKLRPVRFQVEKTGDYWLCNCKQTKHRPFCDGTHKQPDIQTAVR; encoded by the exons atggcgGTTTTAATCAGATATGCGCGTATACAGCAAGTTTTACTG tCAAGGATGTATTCTACCGAAAAGTCGCCTAAATCAACAACCAGCACCGAGGATAAAAAGATCCCTAAAAACTTACTTGAAGACAGTCAAACATCTCAATTGCAAGCCGAGAATGGTGCTATCTTTGACAAGAAACCATTTAAAATTCACTTAGAAGCAA ATAAAACTTATAGTTGGTGCTTGTGTGGGAAATCAAAAAGTCAACCAATTTGCGACGGTATGCATAAAAACGTATTCATGCAAATAAAGTTACG ACCGGTGCGATTTCAGGTGGAAAAAACAGGCGATTACTGGCTATGCAATTGCAAGCAGACCAAACATCGTCCTTTCTGCGATGGCACACATAAGCAACCGGACATTCAAACCGCTGTGCGATAA
- the LOC128866703 gene encoding aspartyl/asparaginyl beta-hydroxylase isoform X2: MSGDVQPRKRKDKKKRRDDESSHGVHITKMGNDDVHLHVQHEHGTGGHWCAKIFFFSLLAILFGLVALIILENRGISDLDTPLSESRFSNYFDGWVDESRQEHDDHHPLQVSKEDHDEHDEPFEEEEDHSELDEDADEEHDEDDDHDDEDDEDATTEQTKELEEDENNDERDEENDDGDDDDEDEEEDATKEAILEQTNEEEDDDGNENDNNTEEEDDDNLTQEATTKEEDDRADADDDNDNDDGDDDEGENNTNEQTVEASQEANEDDNNDSAYDKNEDDNNDDDDDADDAEPSYERSTQQITTSQQSETNKADDDDDDDAFDEEDDDDTFDSIENVVDNDAEELLLLQEKARKQAAEAAKNEPASTEKDKNEDTAEAVPSWASSQIKPKEDIGGGPQAQNDELGMFERELRRANEEMMRENYAEAIKRFDQLARQYPDKPQVFLAQARLLDKLADRKHSNDLLSQALQAYKRYLALDGAITDNVEFRIVAERCIERMRFMGHHMQAVPIHRQLIKRFADEPNVRNQLAITYLLQNRLSYAKSVLQDVLSRWPNDGFAQVHYGFVLRQLDLDYANAVIYLRKGIDSKATGTQDGRFYFNLGDSLQRLGRQAEAVEVYRRGAALKLFPSVYQRSLYNEPNLLAKPYWTKAETTYDSYFNKLELNWRTIRDEALSLLSRRGYFLDEAESLRDTGNWQQFELYARGQQRVQNCRKAPITCGLIEKFSAAAGCRRGQVKFSVMQPGTHVHAHCGPTNCRLRAHLGLVVPEGTRLRVAEEDRTWTEGQILIFDDSFEHEVWHNGSSFRLVLIVDVWHPDLSAQQRRTLSPI; encoded by the exons ATGTCGGGTGACGTGCAACCGCGCAAGCGAAAGGATAAGAAAAAGAGACGTG ATGACGAATCTTCACATGGCGTACACATTACAAAGATGGGCAACGATGATGTCCATCTTCATGTCCAGCACGAACACGGCACTGGAGGCCATTGGTGTGCGAAGATCTTTTTCTTTTCACTGCTAGCCATTTTATTTGGCCTGGTGGCATTAATTATATTGGAAAATCGTGGGATATCCGATT tggATACACCATTGTCAGAGTCacgtttttcaaattattttgatgGCTGGGTAGACGAGAGTCGACAAGAGCATGACGATCATCATCCTCTACAGGTGTCTAAAGAAGACCATGACGAGCATGATGAGCCGTTCGAAGAGGAAGAAGATCATTCAGAATTGGATGAAGATGCAGATGAGGAacatgatgaagatgatgatcaTGACGACGAAGATGATGAGGATGCCACAACAGAACAAACAAAAGAGCTTGAAGAGGACGAGAACAATGATGAAAGAGATGAAGAGAATGATGACGGAGACGACGACGATGAAGACGAAGAGGAAGATGCAACCAAAGAGGCTATATTAGAGCAAACTAATGAAGAAGAGGATGATGATGGAAatgaaaatgataataatacagaagaagaggatgaTGATAATCTAACGcaagaagcaacaacaaaagaggAAGACGATAGAGCTGATGCGGACGATGACAACGATAATGATGATGGAGATGATGATGAAGGCGAGAATAATACCAATGAGCAAACTGTTGAGGCTAGTCAAGAAGCAAATGAGGATGATAACAATGATAGCGCGTACGATAAAAACGAAGATGataacaatgatgatgatgacgacgcTGATGATGCTGAACCAAGCTATGAACGTTCAACACAACAAATAACAACAAGTCAACAATCAGAAACCAATAaagctgatgatgatgatgatgatgatgctttTGACGAG GAAGATGATGACGACACATTCGATTCTATTGAGAATGTCGTCGATAATGATGCCGAGGAATTACTATTGTTGCAAGAAAAAGCACGAAAACAGGCAGCAGAGGCAGCAAAAAATGAACCGGCATCTACAGAGAAAGACAAGAACGAGGATACAGCAGAAGCAGTGCCATCATGGGCTTCATCTC AAATCAAGCCAAAAGAAGATATAGGTGGTGGACCCCAAGCACAGAATGATGAGTTGGGTATGTTTGAACGCGAGCTGCGCAGAGCGAATGAAGAAATGATGCGAGAG AATTATGCTGAAGCCATTAAACGATTCGATCAGCTTGCTCGTCAATATCCAGACAAACCACAGGTATTTTTGGCACAGGCGAGACTGCTCGATAAACTGGCGGATCGGAAACATAGTAATGATTTGCTGAGCCAAGCTTTGCAGGCTTACAAGCGCTATTTAGCGCTAGACGGCGCCATCACAGATAACGTCGAATTTCGCATCGTAGCTGAGCGCTGCATCGAGCGTATGCGCTTCATGG GTCATCATATGCAGGCGGTGCCAATACATCGGCAATTGATTAAACGATTTGCAGATGAGCCGAATGTGCGAAATCAACTGGCTATTACCTACCTGCTGCAGAATCG TTTATCCTATGCCAAATCAGTTTTGCAAGATGTTCTAAGTCGTTGGCCCAACGATGGTTTTGCACAGGTGCACTACGGTTTCGTGCTGCGTCAACTGGATTTAGACTATGCGAATGCAGTTATCTATTTGCGTAAGGGAATCGATTCAAAAGCGACCGGCACTCAGGATGGTCGCTTCTACTTCAATCTTGGCGACTCGCTGCAACGCTTGGGTCGTCAGGCAGAAGCAGTTGAGGTGTATAGGCGTGGTGCTGCGCTTAAGCTCTTTCCCTCTGTCTACCAGCGTTCACTCTACAATGAACCGAACTTGCTCGCAAAACCCTATTGGACGAAAGCGGAAACCACTTATGACAGCTACTTCAATAAACTGGAACTTAATTGGCGGACAATACGTGATGAAGCGTTAAGTCTGTTAAGTAGGCGTGGTTATTTTCTTGACGAAGCGGAAAGTTTGCGTGATACCGGTAATTGGCAACAATTCGAATTGTATGCTCGCGGACAGCAGCGCGTACAAAATTGTCGAAAAGCGCCCATAACTTGTGGATTAATTGAGAAATTTAGTGCGGCAGCCGGTTGTCGACGTGGTCAAGTTAAATTCAGTGTCATGCAACCGGGAACGCATGTGCATGCTCATTGTGGGCCAACGAACTGCCGGTTGCGTGCTCACTTGGGGCTGGTGGTGCCTGAAGGTACGCGATTGCGTGTGGCGGAGGAGGATCG